TGATTGAGGAGTTGTCCCACCGTCACGAAGTGGTACCCCTTCGCTTTTAATTTATGAATAATCGTCGGCACGGCCGCCACGGATTGTGAATGAATATCGTGCATTAGAATAATGGATCCGCTGCGCGTGGCGCTCACCACCGAATTAATATCCTTTTGCGTGTTTAGGTAAGCCCAGTCCCGTGAATCGACGGACCACCGAATAACGGGTTGCTCGATTGCCCGTCCTTCCGCCGCGGTGATGTTCCCGTACGGTGGCCGGACGAATTCGGGCAGCTGCCCCGTGGCCTGATAAATGGCCTGGTTGGTACGGTTGACCTGACTGACCGTCTTAGCCGTCCCAATGGTGTTAAAGTCCGGGTGGTTCCAAGAATGGTTACCCAATTCGTTGCCCCCGGCTAACACGGCCCGGGAAACCTTCGGGTAACGCCGAACGCTTTGGCCGACCTCAAAGAAGGTCGCGTGAACCTTGTTGGCCTTCAACGTCTTTAATAATCGCGGCGTCAGGGTCGGATCTGGTCCATCGTCAAAGGTTAACGCCACGACTTTTTTCGTCTTCAGTGGCGTGACCCGGTCGGCCTTTGGTAAGTACTTGTTCAACACCTTGCCTTGTAACTGCTTGTACGGAATCGTGATGTGCTTAACCTTAAAACTG
Above is a window of Levilactobacillus zymae DNA encoding:
- a CDS encoding polysaccharide deacetylase family protein; the encoded protein is MRYSTRWVTGLAAVAAIAGLTGMGTTVGHAKTATNKVVTFGQLTNRNTHRLAAIRQAARQEILTTTHAKSSKVPAVYKVKLPHNMAKKATLTKNGIKMNLLPNSFKVKHITIPYKQLQGKVLNKYLPKADRVTPLKTKKVVALTFDDGPDPTLTPRLLKTLKANKVHATFFEVGQSVRRYPKVSRAVLAGGNELGNHSWNHPDFNTIGTAKTVSQVNRTNQAIYQATGQLPEFVRPPYGNITAAEGRAIEQPVIRWSVDSRDWAYLNTQKDINSVVSATRSGSIILMHDIHSQSVAAVPTIIHKLKAKGYHFVTVGQLLNQQALPGLQYFGQHDYRTTGK